In the Halichoerus grypus chromosome 4, mHalGry1.hap1.1, whole genome shotgun sequence genome, one interval contains:
- the STEAP3 gene encoding metalloreductase STEAP3 has protein sequence MSGEMDKPLISRRLVDSDGSLAETPSEGPKVGILGSGDFARSLVTRLVGSGFSVVVGSRNPKRTAGLFPSAAQVTFQAEAVDSPDVIFVAMFREHYSSLCGLSDQLAGKILVDVSNPTEQEHLRHRESNAEYLASLFPTCTVVKAFNVISAWTLQSGPRDGNRQVPICSDHPDAKRAVSEMVQAMGFMPVDMGALVSAREVEAMPLRLLPGWKVPALLALGLFIFFYVYNFVRDVLQPYVRDGKSKFYKLPVSVVNTTLPCVAYVLLSLVYLPGVLAAALQLRRGTKYRRFPDWLDHWLQHRKQIGLLSFFCAALHALYSFCLPLSRVNRYEVVNLAIKQVLANKSHLWIEEEVWRMEIYLSLGVLALGTLSLLAVTSLPSIANSLNWREFSFVQSTLGFVALVLSTLHTLTYGWTRAFEDSHYKFYLPPTFTLTLLVPCVVILAKGLFLLPCFSRRLSRIRRGWEKDGGVKFTLPMDHTLAQKTSHV, from the exons ATGTCAGGAGAGATGGACAAGCCACTGATCAGCCGCCGCCTGGTGGACAGTGATGGGAGCCTTGCCGAGACCCCCAGTGAAGGCCCCAAAGTGGGCATCCTGGGCAGCGGGGACTTTGCCCGCTCCCTGGTCACACGCCTGGTGGGCTCTGGCTTTAGCGTGGTGGTGGGGAGCCGCAACCCCAAACGCACGGCCGGGCTGTTCCCCTCAGCGGCACAAGTGACTTTCCAGGCGGAGGCAGTGGACTCCCCTGACGTCATCTTTGTGGCCATGTTCCGGGAGCACTACTCCTCACTGTGTGGCCTCAGCGACCAGCTGGCTGGCAAGATCCTCGTGGACGTGAGCAACCCCACAGAGCAGGAGCACCTCCGGCACCGGGAGTCCAATGCTGAGTACCTggcttccctcttccccacctgCACGGTGGTCAAGGCCTTCAATGTCATCTCCGCCTGGACCCTACAGTCCGGCCCGAGAGATGGGAACAGGCAG gTGCCCATCTGCAGTGACCACCCGGATGCCAAGCGGGCCGTCTCGGAGATGGTGCAGGCCATGGGCTTCATGCCCGTGGACATGGGGGCCCTGGTATCGGCCCGGGAGGTGGAGGCCATGCCCCTGCGCCTCCTCCCGGGCTGGAAGGTGCCCGCCCTCCTGGCCCTGGGGCTCTTCATCTTCTTCTACGTCTACAACTTCGTCCGGGACGTCCTGCAGCCCTACGTGCGGGACGGCAAGAGCAAGTTCTACAAGCTGCCGGTGTCCGTGGTCAACACGACGCTGCCGTGCGTGGCCTACGTGCTGCTGTCCCTGGTGTACCTGCCCGGCGTGCTGGCGGCCGCCCTGCAGCTGCGCCGCGGCACCAAGTACCGCCGCTTCCCCGACTGGCTGGACCACTGGCTGCAGCACCGCAAGCAGATAGGCCTGCTCAGCTTCTTCTGCGCCGCGCTGCACGCGCTCTACAGCTTCTGCCTGCCCCTGAGCCGCGTGAACCGCTACGAGGTGGTCAACCTCGCCATCAAACAG GTCCTGGCCAACAAGAGTCACCTGTGGATCGAGGAGGAAGTCTGGCGGATGGAGATCTACCTCTCCCTGGGAGTGCTGGCCCTTGGCACGCTGTCCCTGCTGGCTGTCACGTCACTGCCCTCCATTGCAAACTCGCTCAACTGGAGGGAGTTCAGCTTTGTTCAG TCGACCCTGGGCTTTGTGGCCCTGGTGCTGAGCACCCTGCACACACTCACCTATGGCTGGACCCGTGCCTTCGAAGACAGCCATTACAAGTTCTACCTGCCTCCCACGTTCACGCTCACACTGCTCGTGCCCTGTGTTGTGATCCTGGCCAAAGGCCTGTTCCTGCTCCCCTGCTTCAGCCGCAGGCTCTCCAGAATCcggaggggctgggagaaggatGGTGGCGTCAAGTTTACTCTGCCAATGGACCACACCCTGGCCCAGAAGACGAGCCACGTGTGA